The Octadecabacter arcticus 238 genome contains a region encoding:
- the rarD gene encoding EamA family transporter RarD: MENPKNQDTLRGFGFALSAYVLWGFLPLYLKAVSHIPAIEVVAHRVLWSVPVAGLILIVLGRTSDLGRILRDPKALAMGCITATLVSINWGVYVWAIAAERTLDGALGYYINPIFSVFLGAMLLGEKLNKLQWAAVGLAAAAVGVLTYANGSLPWPALALTFSWGFYAYFKRSLPIGPNQGFLLEVLILSPVALGYLIWLGGQGGGHFVPLTIDMWLLMGCGIVTAVPLMLYANGAKGLRLATIGIMQYIAPTMIMLIAVFVFEEPFGSARAIAFPMIWAALGLYTFAMFRGRKA, translated from the coding sequence ATGGAAAACCCAAAAAATCAAGACACCTTGCGCGGCTTTGGCTTTGCGTTGAGCGCCTATGTATTGTGGGGTTTTTTGCCACTTTACCTGAAGGCGGTAAGCCATATTCCGGCTATCGAAGTCGTGGCGCACCGTGTGCTGTGGTCGGTGCCTGTTGCGGGTCTGATACTGATTGTTTTGGGTCGCACAAGTGATTTGGGCCGTATTTTACGCGACCCCAAGGCACTGGCCATGGGATGCATTACCGCGACATTGGTGTCGATCAACTGGGGCGTTTATGTCTGGGCGATTGCGGCGGAGCGCACTTTGGACGGCGCGCTGGGCTACTACATAAACCCGATCTTCAGCGTGTTTCTTGGGGCGATGTTGCTGGGCGAAAAGCTCAACAAACTGCAATGGGCGGCGGTTGGATTGGCCGCAGCCGCCGTGGGCGTTTTGACCTATGCCAACGGGTCGCTGCCGTGGCCCGCGCTGGCGTTGACATTTTCGTGGGGTTTTTACGCGTACTTCAAACGTTCGCTGCCGATTGGACCCAATCAGGGTTTCCTACTTGAGGTGTTGATCCTGTCCCCCGTCGCGCTTGGCTATCTGATCTGGCTGGGCGGTCAGGGTGGCGGCCATTTCGTGCCGCTAACGATAGATATGTGGTTGTTGATGGGCTGCGGGATCGTCACGGCGGTGCCGTTGATGCTGTATGCGAACGGCGCAAAGGGTCTGCGCTTGGCAACCATCGGGATCATGCAATATATCGCCCCAACGATGATTATGTTGATTGCAGTGTTCGTGTTTGAAGAACCGTTTGGCAGTGCCCGCGCGATTGCGTTTCCAATGATCTGGGCAGCGCTGGGCCTGTATACGTTTGCGATGTTTAGGGGCCGTAAGGCATGA
- a CDS encoding GcvT family protein has product MADLPSKARVVIIGGGVIGCSVAYHLSKLGWTDIVLLERKQLTSGTTWHAAGLIAQLRATQNMTKLAKYSQELYGTLEEETGVATGFKWCGSITVALTESRKEEIYRQAAMARAFGVEVEEISPSEVKAKYEHLNIDGVVGGVYLPLDGQGDPSNIALALAKGARQRGAVIKERVKATGVVRAGRRITGVNWEDATGQGTIECDHVVNCAGMWGREVGQMLGTNVPLQACEHFYIVTEAIAGLTQMPVLRVPDECAYYKEDAGKMLLGAFEPVSKPWGPIPEGFEFDQLPEDFDHFEPILENAVARMPMLAEAGIHTFFNGPESFTPDDAYHLGLAPEMDNVWVAAGFNSIGIQSAGGAGMALAQWMDAGAKPFDLGDVDISRMQPFMGNKTFLMERSKETLGLLYADHFPFRQKDTARGIRRTPFHHHLQQHGAVMGELSGWERANWFAKDGQTPEYEYSWQRQNFFDNVAAEHKAVRENVGMYDMSSFGKIRVEGRDAEAFLNYVGGGDYSVPIGKIVYTQFLNNRGGIEADVTVTRLSETAYLVVTPAATRLADQVWMERNRGDFNVVITDVTAGEGVLALMGPNARKLLQAVSPADFTNDVNPFGTAQDIEIGMGMARVHRVTYVGELGWEVYVSADQAGHVFETLHDAGKDFGLTLCGMHMMDTCRIEKGFRHFGHDITCEDHVLEAGLGFAVKKDKPDFIGREAVLEKQETGLNKRMVQFKLTDPEPLLYHNEPILRDGELVGYLSSGAYGHTLGGAMGLGYVPCKGETAADVLASSYAIDVMGTNVRAEASLRSMYDPKSERVKI; this is encoded by the coding sequence ATGGCGGATCTTCCAAGCAAGGCACGTGTGGTTATTATTGGCGGTGGCGTCATCGGGTGTTCGGTGGCGTATCACCTCAGCAAGTTGGGCTGGACGGATATTGTTTTGCTAGAACGCAAACAGCTGACGTCGGGCACAACGTGGCATGCGGCGGGCCTCATTGCTCAGCTACGCGCGACGCAAAATATGACAAAATTGGCGAAATATAGCCAAGAACTTTATGGCACGCTTGAGGAAGAAACCGGCGTGGCCACGGGGTTCAAGTGGTGTGGGTCGATCACCGTTGCATTGACTGAAAGCCGCAAAGAAGAGATTTACCGACAGGCCGCCATGGCGCGCGCTTTCGGGGTCGAGGTCGAGGAGATTTCACCCAGCGAGGTGAAAGCGAAATATGAGCATCTTAATATTGATGGCGTTGTCGGCGGGGTCTATCTGCCGCTGGACGGGCAGGGCGACCCTTCCAATATCGCACTGGCGCTGGCCAAAGGTGCGCGGCAACGTGGGGCCGTCATAAAAGAGCGGGTAAAGGCCACGGGTGTTGTCCGCGCCGGGCGGCGGATCACTGGTGTGAACTGGGAAGATGCGACTGGGCAAGGCACGATTGAGTGTGATCACGTCGTGAATTGTGCGGGCATGTGGGGCCGTGAGGTTGGCCAGATGCTGGGCACCAACGTCCCGCTACAAGCCTGCGAACATTTTTATATTGTCACCGAGGCGATTGCTGGTTTGACGCAGATGCCCGTGCTTCGGGTTCCTGATGAATGTGCGTATTACAAAGAAGACGCAGGAAAGATGCTTTTGGGTGCGTTTGAGCCTGTTTCAAAGCCGTGGGGTCCGATCCCCGAAGGGTTTGAGTTTGACCAACTGCCCGAAGACTTTGACCATTTTGAGCCAATCCTGGAGAACGCGGTTGCGCGTATGCCGATGCTGGCAGAGGCAGGGATTCATACGTTCTTTAACGGGCCAGAAAGCTTTACGCCCGATGATGCCTACCACCTTGGCCTTGCGCCGGAGATGGACAATGTCTGGGTTGCGGCAGGGTTCAATTCCATCGGTATTCAGTCTGCTGGTGGGGCTGGCATGGCGTTGGCGCAATGGATGGATGCAGGTGCGAAACCGTTTGATCTGGGCGATGTGGATATTAGCCGGATGCAGCCATTTATGGGCAACAAAACGTTCCTAATGGAACGTTCAAAGGAAACACTGGGCCTGTTGTATGCAGACCATTTCCCGTTTCGACAAAAGGACACGGCACGCGGGATCAGGCGCACCCCGTTTCATCACCATTTGCAGCAACATGGTGCAGTAATGGGGGAATTGTCAGGGTGGGAGCGCGCCAACTGGTTCGCTAAGGATGGCCAGACGCCAGAGTATGAATACAGCTGGCAGCGACAGAATTTCTTTGACAACGTGGCGGCTGAACATAAGGCCGTGCGCGAGAATGTCGGCATGTATGATATGTCGTCCTTCGGTAAGATCAGGGTCGAGGGGCGCGATGCTGAAGCGTTTTTGAATTACGTCGGGGGCGGCGATTATTCCGTGCCTATTGGCAAGATTGTCTACACGCAGTTCCTGAACAATCGTGGCGGAATCGAAGCGGATGTGACTGTAACGCGCCTGTCTGAAACGGCGTATCTGGTCGTCACCCCTGCGGCGACGCGACTGGCTGATCAAGTTTGGATGGAACGTAATCGTGGCGATTTCAACGTGGTCATTACCGACGTGACCGCAGGTGAAGGCGTGCTGGCGCTGATGGGGCCAAATGCGCGCAAGCTGCTGCAGGCCGTATCACCAGCCGATTTCACTAATGACGTAAATCCGTTTGGCACAGCGCAGGACATCGAGATCGGGATGGGCATGGCCCGCGTTCACCGTGTGACCTATGTGGGGGAGCTTGGCTGGGAAGTGTATGTCAGTGCTGATCAAGCTGGCCATGTGTTTGAAACACTGCATGACGCGGGGAAAGATTTTGGGCTGACGCTGTGTGGGATGCACATGATGGACACCTGCCGCATCGAAAAAGGTTTTCGCCATTTCGGGCATGACATCACCTGCGAAGACCATGTGTTGGAGGCGGGGCTCGGCTTTGCCGTCAAGAAGGACAAGCCGGACTTCATTGGCCGTGAAGCGGTGTTGGAAAAGCAGGAAACGGGTCTGAACAAGCGCATGGTGCAGTTCAAGCTTACGGACCCTGAGCCGCTTTTGTATCACAATGAGCCGATCCTACGGGACGGGGAATTGGTCGGCTATCTGTCGTCAGGCGCCTACGGACACACATTGGGTGGGGCCATGGGCCTTGGCTATGTGCCGTGCAAAGGCGAGACAGCTGCGGACGTTTTGGCGTCGTCTTACGCGATTGATGTGATGGGCACCAATGTCCGTGCCGAGGCGTCATTGCGGTCAATGTATGATCCCAAGTCCGAACGCGTGAAAATCTAA
- a CDS encoding homocysteine S-methyltransferase family protein — protein sequence MTQITLLDGGMGQELVHRAGDRPTPLWSTRVMLDHPGMVAGVHRDFAAAGATIATTNTYAIHHDRLTGTGLEEQFEALHRMALAEAKESGAMRIAGSIGPLVASYRADVMPPYDFAVPKFEEVARLIGADVDLILCETVVSIDHARSILAGAKAAEKPIWIAFSVSDRDGTLLRSGEPLTDALSVVGIAEAVLVNCSAPEAIPAALDILATCGKPYGAYANGFETITEGFLKDKSTVDALAMRRDFTPDLYADHAMRWVDHGATIIGGCCEVSPAHIAEIASRLTAAGHTII from the coding sequence ATGACGCAGATTACACTTTTGGACGGTGGCATGGGGCAGGAACTGGTGCACCGTGCTGGTGATCGGCCAACGCCGCTTTGGTCAACGCGGGTGATGCTGGATCACCCCGGCATGGTCGCTGGGGTGCACCGTGATTTTGCCGCCGCCGGTGCGACGATTGCCACGACCAACACGTATGCCATTCACCACGACCGGCTGACCGGTACGGGGCTTGAGGAGCAATTCGAAGCCTTGCATCGCATGGCGCTGGCTGAGGCAAAGGAATCGGGGGCCATGCGCATTGCAGGGTCCATCGGGCCGTTGGTCGCGTCCTATCGTGCGGATGTCATGCCACCATATGATTTTGCTGTGCCGAAGTTCGAAGAAGTCGCGCGGTTGATTGGCGCGGACGTTGATCTGATCCTGTGCGAAACGGTTGTTTCGATAGATCATGCGCGGTCTATTCTGGCGGGCGCCAAGGCGGCAGAAAAACCGATCTGGATCGCGTTTTCAGTCAGTGATCGCGATGGGACTTTGTTGCGATCTGGTGAACCTTTGACGGATGCTTTGTCGGTTGTCGGGATCGCTGAGGCGGTATTGGTGAATTGTTCGGCACCCGAAGCAATTCCGGCGGCGTTGGATATATTGGCGACGTGCGGCAAGCCTTACGGGGCATATGCCAATGGTTTTGAGACAATCACTGAGGGTTTCCTCAAGGACAAATCAACCGTTGATGCCTTGGCGATGCGACGTGATTTTACGCCTGACCTTTACGCTGATCATGCGATGCGTTGGGTCGATCACGGAGCGACGATTATTGGCGGCTGTTGCGAAGTCAGCCCCGCACATATTGCAGAAATTGCCAGCCGCCTGACCGCTGCTGGGCACACGATCATATAG